A genomic region of Streptosporangium lutulentum contains the following coding sequences:
- a CDS encoding alpha/beta hydrolase → MGRAHLIITALVMGSLVTGFAAPGRQPAQESPTPAPAASLQTYYNQRLDWSGCRDGFQCAKLTVPLDYAQPAGEQIKISVIRLPTHGKRIGSIVINPGGPGGSGIDYARAATSVLSPEIRSRFDVVGFDPRGVGASDPVHCLTGPQLDQYLSLDATPDTPAETKALDQEARKFASGCEARSAKLLPHVGTADAARDMDVLRAALGDSGLTYLGKSYGTYLGAVYANLFPTKVRALVLDGAIDPTLSLSQLNGAQARSFEVAFKSFLGNCFQAKNCPFADHQTDAAFTRLTDLFHRADKTPLRNNLDNRKINESMAVTGVLAPLYDRTAWPGLRRALASAFKGNGTGLLRIADMYNERYPNGTFSNETDANIAVNCIDHSYPHTVSSYEEEARKAMAGAPHFGPYVAGGPPTCAYWPVKSTATDQPLHAEGAPPIVVVGTTRDPATPYKWAQALASQLSSGVLISYDGDGHTAYRMGSSCVDQLVDRYLISRTAPKADVSCPKT, encoded by the coding sequence ATGGGACGCGCTCACTTGATCATCACGGCTCTCGTCATGGGTTCACTCGTGACGGGCTTCGCCGCCCCCGGACGACAGCCGGCCCAGGAATCTCCGACCCCCGCACCCGCGGCTTCTCTCCAGACGTACTACAACCAGCGGCTGGACTGGTCCGGCTGCCGGGACGGCTTCCAGTGCGCGAAGCTGACGGTGCCGCTCGACTACGCCCAACCGGCCGGGGAGCAGATAAAGATCAGCGTGATCCGCCTCCCGACGCACGGCAAGCGGATCGGTTCGATCGTCATCAACCCCGGCGGTCCCGGCGGCTCCGGCATCGACTACGCCAGAGCGGCCACGTCCGTCCTCTCGCCGGAGATCCGCTCGCGGTTCGACGTCGTCGGCTTCGATCCGCGAGGCGTGGGCGCCTCGGATCCCGTGCACTGCCTCACGGGCCCGCAACTCGACCAGTACCTCAGCCTGGACGCGACGCCGGACACACCCGCCGAGACCAAGGCCCTGGATCAGGAGGCGCGGAAGTTCGCCTCGGGATGCGAGGCCAGGTCGGCGAAACTTCTTCCCCACGTCGGTACGGCCGACGCCGCCCGTGACATGGACGTGCTGAGGGCGGCCCTCGGGGACTCCGGGCTGACCTACCTGGGCAAGTCGTACGGCACCTACCTGGGCGCCGTGTACGCGAACCTGTTCCCCACGAAGGTGCGCGCCCTGGTCCTCGACGGAGCCATCGACCCCACGCTGTCCCTGAGCCAGCTGAACGGGGCCCAGGCGCGCAGCTTCGAAGTGGCCTTCAAGTCCTTCCTCGGTAACTGCTTCCAGGCCAAGAACTGCCCGTTCGCCGATCATCAGACGGACGCGGCGTTCACCCGGCTCACCGACCTGTTCCATCGGGCCGACAAGACTCCGCTGCGCAACAACCTCGACAACCGGAAGATCAACGAGTCCATGGCCGTGACCGGCGTCCTGGCCCCCCTCTACGACCGCACGGCCTGGCCCGGCCTGCGCCGGGCCCTCGCCTCGGCCTTCAAGGGCAACGGCACCGGCCTTCTGCGCATAGCCGACATGTACAACGAGCGGTACCCCAACGGCACCTTCAGCAACGAGACCGACGCCAACATCGCCGTCAACTGCATCGATCACTCCTACCCGCACACGGTTTCGAGTTACGAGGAGGAGGCCCGCAAGGCGATGGCCGGGGCCCCGCACTTCGGCCCCTACGTCGCGGGAGGCCCCCCGACGTGCGCCTACTGGCCGGTCAAGAGCACGGCCACCGACCAGCCGCTTCACGCGGAAGGCGCGCCTCCCATCGTGGTCGTGGGCACCACGCGTGACCCCGCCACCCCGTACAAATGGGCCCAGGCCCTGGCGTCCCAGCTGTCCTCGGGCGTGCTGATCAGCTACGACGGCGACGGCCACACGGCCTACCGGATGGGTTCCTCATGCGTCGACCAGTTGGTCGATCGCTACCTGATCTCCCGTACGGCCCCGAAGGCCGACGTCAGCTGCCCCAAGACCTGA
- a CDS encoding S8 family serine peptidase, producing MNRRLLLAVLASASIAVPLTVIPSSASADSIRPFGFEHLEGAFNYTNFKPAVLDPARQLKVLIQVEGTPVGDATADAEEAGKTVDKPSLRSALKQEHESVEQKVETEGGKVLATYTDSFNGIAATIPVRSLPALQQAPGVVSVHPTRTFSRDNTAGVPYIGAPQAWQDLGKTGTGVKVAIIDTGIDYTHSNFGGSGNQADFENNDGAVIEPGTFPTAKVVGGYDFVGDDYDGSDPTSMPKPDPDPLDCNGHGSHVAGSTAGFGVDAAGKTYAGPYNATTHTKTFKIGPGVAPKASLMAYRVFGCAGSASEEVIVSAMERALKDGANVVNMSLGSPFGRVDEPSAQAVRTLTRAGVTLVASAGNSGPNAYITGAPAVAPTAISVAAIDVARAELPATKISVDGAEIVAQNSNEAPLPSAALPIAVLRTSYPSGPVSLGCDPADFAAYPGGVAGKLVITLRGTCARVKRVILGQQAGAAAVAMINTDAAFPSLEGPITSDPDTGEAYTVTIPFLGIRSTDAAAASSLDGKSTTLPALTLPNPGYAQLASFSSGGPGNVGSSLKPDVTAPGVAVVSTGVGTGSGPATISGTSMASPMVAGVAALVKEAHPRWKPGMIKAAIVSTADATSKIVGYTARVAGSGVVATRQAVGASVMAETRQDGGNLSFGLKKMAGAFKESEDLTIRNTGRTSVTYNLAAAFNGESYGAQVAVSPSSVTVGPESSRTVRVTLSLSAQAVAALPSAETSNFGTVVHIQGAVTATPKKAAEGVYPLRTAFLLVPDAQSQVRASQPGKYTSANGGLATSIKVHNDGKHAGAADVYALGITDADDVKGAEDSMDIRAVGVQSLPGSVLGGAATDRSLIFAVNTSGQWSNAAANEFDIPIDTNGDGALDYIVVGADYGLVNAGDPDGRFATFVFKADGSMVNAWVATAPMNSGTLLMPVLASEVGLTEGASRFSYSVSGISQIPEGLVDDTEAAAFDAFAPAISTGAYVPLAPGASSTVQLTVDQARLAATPAKGWLVVSLDNRSGDGEAEQIGFGRLPSVKP from the coding sequence GTGAATAGGCGTCTGCTGCTTGCAGTGCTCGCGTCCGCGAGTATCGCCGTTCCGCTGACGGTGATCCCGTCTTCGGCATCCGCAGATTCCATCCGGCCATTCGGCTTCGAGCATCTGGAAGGCGCGTTCAACTACACGAACTTCAAGCCCGCCGTCCTGGATCCCGCTCGTCAGCTCAAGGTCCTCATCCAGGTCGAGGGCACGCCGGTCGGCGACGCCACGGCCGACGCCGAGGAGGCCGGCAAGACCGTCGACAAGCCCTCCCTGCGCTCCGCGCTCAAGCAGGAGCACGAGAGCGTCGAGCAGAAGGTGGAGACCGAGGGCGGAAAGGTCCTCGCCACCTACACCGACAGCTTCAACGGAATCGCCGCCACGATTCCGGTGCGCAGCCTGCCCGCGCTCCAGCAGGCTCCCGGGGTCGTCTCCGTGCACCCCACGCGCACGTTCAGCCGTGACAACACGGCGGGCGTCCCCTACATCGGGGCCCCGCAGGCCTGGCAGGACCTCGGCAAGACCGGCACCGGCGTCAAGGTCGCGATCATCGACACCGGGATCGACTACACCCACTCCAACTTCGGTGGCTCGGGCAACCAGGCGGACTTCGAGAACAACGACGGAGCCGTGATCGAGCCGGGCACCTTCCCGACCGCCAAGGTCGTCGGCGGCTACGACTTCGTGGGCGACGACTACGACGGCTCCGACCCGACCTCGATGCCCAAGCCCGACCCCGACCCGCTCGACTGCAACGGCCACGGCTCCCACGTGGCGGGCAGCACGGCCGGCTTCGGAGTCGACGCCGCCGGTAAGACCTACGCCGGCCCGTACAACGCCACCACGCACACCAAGACCTTCAAGATCGGGCCCGGCGTGGCGCCGAAGGCCTCGCTGATGGCCTACCGCGTCTTCGGCTGTGCGGGCTCGGCGAGCGAGGAAGTCATCGTCTCGGCCATGGAGCGGGCGCTCAAGGACGGCGCCAACGTCGTCAACATGTCGCTCGGCTCGCCTTTCGGCCGCGTCGACGAGCCCTCCGCGCAGGCCGTGCGGACGCTGACCCGGGCGGGCGTGACCCTCGTCGCCTCGGCCGGCAACTCGGGGCCGAACGCCTACATCACCGGCGCCCCCGCCGTCGCCCCGACCGCCATCTCGGTGGCGGCCATCGACGTCGCGCGCGCCGAGCTGCCCGCCACGAAGATCTCGGTGGACGGCGCCGAGATCGTCGCGCAGAACTCCAACGAGGCGCCCCTGCCCTCCGCGGCGCTGCCGATCGCGGTGCTCCGCACCAGCTACCCGTCGGGACCGGTGTCGCTGGGCTGTGACCCGGCCGACTTCGCCGCCTACCCCGGTGGCGTCGCCGGCAAGCTCGTGATCACGTTGCGTGGCACCTGCGCCCGGGTCAAGCGGGTCATCCTCGGCCAGCAGGCCGGCGCCGCCGCGGTCGCGATGATCAACACCGACGCGGCCTTCCCCTCGCTGGAAGGACCGATCACCTCCGACCCGGACACCGGTGAGGCGTACACGGTCACCATTCCGTTCCTGGGCATCCGGAGCACCGACGCCGCGGCGGCCTCCTCGCTGGACGGCAAGAGCACCACGCTGCCGGCGCTGACCCTCCCCAACCCCGGCTACGCCCAGCTCGCCTCCTTCTCCTCGGGCGGCCCCGGCAACGTCGGCAGCTCGCTGAAGCCGGACGTCACCGCGCCCGGTGTCGCCGTCGTCTCGACCGGTGTCGGCACCGGCTCGGGCCCCGCGACGATCTCGGGCACCTCGATGGCCTCTCCGATGGTCGCCGGTGTGGCCGCGCTCGTGAAGGAGGCCCACCCGCGCTGGAAGCCCGGCATGATCAAGGCCGCGATCGTCAGCACCGCCGACGCCACCTCCAAGATCGTGGGCTACACCGCCAGGGTCGCCGGATCCGGCGTTGTCGCCACCCGGCAGGCCGTCGGCGCCTCCGTGATGGCCGAGACCAGGCAGGACGGGGGCAACCTGTCCTTCGGCCTGAAGAAGATGGCCGGTGCGTTCAAGGAGAGTGAAGACCTCACCATCCGCAACACCGGCAGGACCTCGGTCACCTACAACCTGGCCGCCGCGTTCAACGGCGAGTCCTACGGCGCACAGGTCGCGGTCTCTCCCTCGTCCGTGACCGTCGGCCCGGAGAGCAGCCGCACGGTGCGGGTCACGCTGTCGCTCAGCGCACAGGCCGTGGCCGCGCTGCCTTCCGCCGAGACCTCCAACTTCGGCACGGTCGTCCACATCCAGGGCGCGGTCACCGCCACGCCGAAGAAGGCCGCCGAGGGCGTCTACCCGCTGCGGACCGCGTTCCTGCTCGTCCCGGACGCCCAGTCCCAGGTGCGCGCCTCCCAGCCGGGCAAGTACACCTCGGCCAACGGCGGGCTCGCGACCTCCATCAAGGTTCACAACGACGGCAAGCACGCCGGTGCCGCGGACGTCTACGCCCTGGGCATCACCGACGCCGACGACGTCAAGGGCGCCGAGGACTCGATGGACATCCGCGCGGTCGGGGTGCAGTCGCTCCCCGGATCGGTGCTCGGCGGCGCCGCCACCGACCGCTCGCTGATCTTCGCGGTCAACACCTCGGGCCAGTGGTCCAACGCGGCGGCCAACGAGTTCGACATCCCGATCGACACCAACGGCGACGGGGCGCTCGACTACATCGTGGTCGGCGCGGACTACGGTCTGGTCAACGCGGGTGACCCCGACGGCAGGTTCGCCACGTTCGTCTTCAAGGCCGACGGCTCCATGGTGAACGCCTGGGTCGCCACGGCTCCGATGAACAGCGGCACGCTGCTGATGCCGGTCCTCGCCTCCGAGGTGGGCCTGACCGAGGGCGCCTCCCGCTTCAGCTACTCGGTGAGCGGCATCTCGCAGATTCCCGAGGGCCTGGTCGACGACACCGAGGCGGCGGCGTTCGACGCCTTCGCTCCGGCGATCTCGACGGGGGCCTACGTGCCGCTCGCGCCCGGCGCCTCGTCCACCGTCCAGCTCACCGTCGACCAGGCGAGGCTCGCGGCCACGCCGGCGAAGGGCTGGCTCGTGGTCAGCCTGGACAACCGGAGCGGCGACGGGGAGGCCGAGCAGATCGGCTTCGGCAGGCTGCCCAGCGTGAAGCCGTAA
- a CDS encoding FAD-binding and (Fe-S)-binding domain-containing protein, translating into MRDVDASSRSRAEYSSDASLYRVPPAAVVFPRDAEEIAAALALCRAEGVPLTARGAGTSIAGNAVGPGVLLDLSRHMGRLKSLDREARTAIVEPGIVLDTLQRRAAPYGLRFGPDPSTHSRCTIGGMIGNNACGSRALAYGRTADNVLALDVLTGGGERLSVGRDASGFPAGHGAEGFSAGHGVSGFPAGRGVDGSPTLVALQRVVRDNLAVIRTELGRFRRQISGYSLEHLLPERGFDVAKAMVGTEGTWGVVLEAEVLLVEAPARTVLVVLGYRDMATAADAVPALLPHRPVAIEGIDARIVDVVRTRRGAGSVPPLPAGAGWLMVELGGESEAELRAAAVALVADSGADDSLVVTNPAHAAAVWRIREDGAGLSARSAAGAPAHAGWEDAAVPPERLGAYLREFDALMTGHGLTGVPYGHFGDGCLHVRIDFPLDRPDGAKAFRGFVFDAARLVASYGGSMSGEHGDGRARGELLPLMYSPAALSAFAAAKAVFDPDGVLNPGVIVRPAAIDADLRLQPPPPPVRGTAFSYPEDGGDLTAAVHRCTGVARCRSDVADSGVMCPSYLATRDEKDSTRGRARVLQEAVNGALPGGLRAPEVREVLDLCLSCKGCRSDCPTGVDMATYKAEVLHQTYRRRPRPASHYTLGRLPRWARLAGLAPRAVNAMLRAPFVAALAKRLGGIDHRRSLPSFAERPFRRRRPERATATGTGTGTGTTTVAGTAPRVLLWVDTFTDCFSPEVALAAVRVLNRAGVEVAVPRASLCCGLTWISTGQLDTARRRLRRTVDALAGYAEEGTPIVALEPSCTAVLRSDAVELLGGDDRAAKLVAASVRTLAEFLTGLPGWTPPDLGGVEVLAQPHCHHHAVMGWDTDRELLARAGASVTSVGGCCGLAGNFGVERGHYEVSVAVAETQLLPAVRRAGKDTILLADGFSCRTQLDQLAGARAHHLAELLAGRPDDPDVTG; encoded by the coding sequence GTGCGCGACGTCGACGCCTCGTCGAGAAGCCGGGCGGAGTACTCCTCCGACGCCTCTCTGTACCGGGTGCCTCCCGCGGCGGTGGTCTTCCCCCGCGACGCGGAGGAGATCGCCGCCGCCCTCGCGCTCTGCCGCGCCGAAGGGGTGCCGCTGACCGCCCGGGGCGCGGGGACCTCCATCGCGGGCAACGCGGTCGGGCCCGGGGTTCTCCTGGACCTCAGCCGCCACATGGGGCGGCTGAAGTCACTCGACCGGGAGGCGCGCACCGCGATCGTCGAACCCGGGATCGTGCTCGACACGCTGCAGCGCCGGGCCGCGCCGTACGGCCTGCGCTTCGGCCCCGATCCCTCCACGCACAGCAGGTGCACGATCGGCGGGATGATCGGCAACAACGCCTGCGGATCCCGCGCGCTCGCCTACGGCCGCACCGCGGACAACGTCCTGGCGCTCGACGTGCTCACCGGAGGCGGGGAGCGGCTCTCCGTCGGGCGCGATGCGAGCGGGTTCCCCGCCGGGCACGGAGCCGAGGGGTTCTCCGCCGGGCATGGCGTGAGCGGGTTCCCCGCCGGGCGCGGGGTGGACGGCTCGCCGACGCTCGTCGCGCTCCAGCGGGTGGTTCGCGACAACCTCGCGGTGATCCGCACCGAGCTGGGCCGGTTCCGGCGCCAGATCTCCGGATACTCCCTGGAACACCTGCTGCCCGAGCGCGGGTTCGACGTGGCCAAGGCCATGGTCGGCACCGAGGGCACGTGGGGCGTGGTGCTCGAAGCCGAGGTCCTTCTGGTCGAGGCGCCCGCGCGCACCGTGCTGGTCGTGCTCGGCTACCGGGACATGGCCACGGCGGCGGACGCCGTACCCGCCCTGCTGCCGCATCGGCCCGTCGCGATCGAGGGCATCGACGCGCGCATCGTCGACGTGGTGCGGACCCGGCGCGGAGCCGGGAGCGTACCGCCGCTTCCGGCGGGCGCCGGCTGGCTCATGGTCGAGCTCGGCGGCGAGTCGGAGGCCGAGCTGAGAGCGGCGGCGGTCGCGCTGGTGGCGGACTCGGGCGCCGACGACAGTCTCGTGGTCACCAACCCGGCCCACGCGGCCGCCGTCTGGCGGATCAGGGAGGACGGCGCGGGGCTGTCGGCGCGTTCGGCGGCGGGCGCCCCCGCCCACGCGGGCTGGGAGGACGCGGCCGTCCCTCCCGAGCGTCTCGGCGCCTACCTGCGGGAGTTCGACGCGCTCATGACCGGTCACGGGCTGACCGGCGTGCCGTACGGCCACTTCGGGGACGGCTGCCTGCACGTGCGCATCGACTTCCCCCTCGACCGCCCCGACGGGGCGAAGGCGTTCCGAGGCTTCGTCTTCGACGCCGCCCGCCTGGTCGCGTCGTACGGGGGCTCGATGTCCGGGGAGCACGGTGACGGCAGGGCGCGCGGTGAGCTGTTGCCGCTGATGTACTCCCCGGCCGCGCTGTCGGCCTTCGCCGCGGCCAAGGCCGTGTTCGACCCGGACGGCGTGCTCAACCCCGGCGTGATCGTACGGCCCGCCGCGATCGACGCCGACCTCAGGCTCCAGCCGCCGCCCCCTCCCGTCAGGGGAACGGCCTTCTCCTATCCCGAGGACGGCGGCGACCTCACCGCCGCGGTGCACCGGTGCACCGGGGTCGCCCGGTGCCGGTCCGATGTCGCGGACAGCGGCGTCATGTGCCCTTCCTACCTGGCCACCCGCGACGAGAAGGACTCTACGCGGGGCCGGGCGAGAGTGCTCCAGGAGGCGGTGAACGGCGCGCTGCCCGGCGGTCTGCGGGCGCCCGAGGTGCGTGAGGTGCTCGACCTCTGCCTGTCCTGCAAGGGATGCCGGTCGGACTGTCCCACCGGTGTCGACATGGCCACCTACAAGGCCGAGGTGCTCCACCAGACCTACCGCCGCCGCCCGCGCCCGGCCTCGCACTACACGCTGGGCCGGCTTCCGCGCTGGGCGCGGCTGGCCGGACTGGCTCCGCGGGCGGTCAACGCGATGCTGCGGGCGCCGTTCGTCGCCGCACTCGCCAAGCGGCTGGGCGGGATCGACCACCGGCGCTCGCTGCCCTCGTTCGCCGAGCGGCCCTTCCGCCGGCGCCGCCCGGAACGCGCGACGGCCACGGGCACCGGCACCGGCACCGGCACGACCACGGTCGCGGGGACGGCTCCGAGGGTGCTGCTCTGGGTGGACACCTTCACCGACTGCTTCTCGCCCGAGGTCGCGCTGGCCGCCGTGCGGGTGCTGAACCGTGCCGGCGTCGAAGTGGCCGTCCCGCGCGCCTCCCTGTGCTGCGGGCTCACCTGGATCTCCACCGGGCAACTCGACACCGCGCGACGCAGGCTACGGCGGACCGTGGACGCCCTGGCCGGGTACGCGGAGGAGGGAACGCCGATCGTCGCGCTGGAGCCCTCGTGCACGGCGGTACTCCGCTCCGACGCCGTCGAGCTGCTCGGCGGCGACGATCGCGCCGCGAAGCTCGTCGCCGCGTCGGTCCGGACCCTCGCCGAGTTCCTGACCGGCCTGCCGGGCTGGACGCCTCCCGACCTCGGCGGCGTGGAGGTGCTGGCCCAGCCGCACTGCCACCATCACGCGGTCATGGGGTGGGACACCGACAGGGAACTGCTCGCCCGCGCGGGCGCCTCGGTGACGTCGGTCGGCGGCTGCTGCGGCCTGGCCGGCAACTTCGGCGTCGAGCGGGGGCACTACGAGGTGTCGGTCGCGGTCGCGGAGACCCAGCTCCTGCCGGCCGTACGGCGGGCGGGAAAGGACACGATCCTGCTCGCCGACGGTTTCTCCTGCCGCACCCAGCTCGACCAGCTCGCCGGTGCCAGGGCCCATCACCTCGCCGAGCTGCTGGCCGGTCGTCCCGACGACCCGGATGTGACCGGGTAG
- a CDS encoding FmdB family zinc ribbon protein codes for MAIYELRCREGHRFEIIQSFTAPLPDCPECGAATGKIPSRFATAGRAVTPPSAEMMPQTWRGTYGADQEYVAELRRTADARRDLEERHPELAGDRRPIIAHEGRYEHAPLRAGESRGGTDGGSAGGGEGVTS; via the coding sequence ATGGCCATCTACGAGCTGCGCTGCCGCGAGGGACATCGCTTCGAGATCATCCAGTCCTTCACCGCCCCCCTGCCGGACTGTCCCGAGTGCGGCGCGGCCACCGGCAAGATCCCCAGCAGGTTCGCGACGGCGGGCAGGGCTGTCACTCCGCCGTCCGCCGAGATGATGCCGCAGACCTGGCGGGGCACCTACGGCGCCGACCAGGAGTACGTCGCCGAGCTGCGGCGGACCGCCGACGCCCGCCGCGATCTGGAGGAACGGCACCCCGAGCTGGCGGGAGACCGGAGGCCGATCATCGCGCACGAGGGCCGTTACGAGCACGCGCCACTGCGCGCGGGCGAGTCGCGTGGAGGGACGGACGGCGGCTCGGCCGGCGGGGGAGAGGGAGTGACGTCCTGA
- a CDS encoding hydroxyacid-oxoacid transhydrogenase, with the protein MYTAPSNPESVFTYGAPALKFGPGASAEIGFDLGQYGVHRVLVVTDPGVAATGAPQRIAGQLAAYGIEAHVYDGVHVEPSDESLLVAIEHARASGPWDAFVAVGGGSSIDTAKAVNLLTTNPGELMDYVNAPVGGGRAPSNPLKPLVAVPTTTGTGAESTTICVLDVLDQKVKTGISHARLRPVLAVVDPDLTMTQPAGVTAAAGMDILCHALESYTARPYTSYEHKRPEERVPYCGSNPVADMWSERALHLLSRSFRGAVRHGDDAGARAEMALAATFAGLGFGNAGVHIPHANAYPIAGRVKDFRPEGYPDKEPMVPHGMAVALTAPEAFRFTFEARPERHLRAAELLDPSADRPDDLAEFLPGVLMRLMRDIGLPNGIGGVGYTEGDVPALAEGAMKQQRLLATSPRPVGEDDVAGILTRSIELW; encoded by the coding sequence GTGTACACCGCTCCGAGCAATCCCGAGTCCGTCTTCACCTACGGAGCTCCCGCGCTGAAGTTCGGCCCGGGTGCCTCGGCCGAGATCGGCTTCGACCTCGGCCAGTACGGCGTCCACCGCGTCCTCGTCGTCACCGACCCCGGGGTGGCGGCCACCGGCGCGCCGCAACGGATCGCCGGGCAACTGGCGGCGTACGGCATCGAGGCGCATGTGTACGACGGCGTGCACGTCGAGCCGAGCGACGAGAGCCTGCTCGTGGCCATCGAGCACGCGCGCGCCTCCGGCCCGTGGGACGCCTTCGTCGCCGTCGGCGGAGGATCGAGCATCGACACGGCCAAGGCGGTCAACCTGCTCACCACCAATCCCGGCGAGCTGATGGACTACGTCAACGCCCCGGTGGGCGGTGGCCGGGCGCCGTCGAATCCGCTCAAGCCCCTGGTCGCGGTGCCCACGACCACGGGCACCGGCGCGGAGAGCACCACGATCTGCGTGCTGGACGTGCTGGACCAGAAGGTCAAGACCGGGATCAGCCACGCACGGCTCCGCCCCGTCCTGGCGGTCGTCGACCCCGACCTCACGATGACCCAGCCGGCCGGGGTGACGGCCGCCGCCGGGATGGACATCCTCTGCCACGCGCTGGAGAGCTACACCGCCCGGCCGTACACCTCCTACGAGCACAAGCGGCCCGAGGAGCGCGTGCCGTACTGCGGCTCCAATCCCGTGGCCGACATGTGGTCCGAGCGCGCCCTGCACCTGCTCTCGCGTTCCTTCCGCGGCGCCGTACGCCATGGGGACGACGCCGGGGCCAGGGCGGAGATGGCGCTGGCGGCGACCTTCGCCGGGCTGGGATTCGGCAACGCGGGCGTGCACATCCCCCACGCCAACGCCTACCCCATCGCCGGTCGCGTCAAGGACTTCCGGCCGGAGGGATACCCGGACAAGGAACCGATGGTGCCGCACGGGATGGCCGTCGCGCTGACCGCCCCCGAGGCGTTCCGGTTCACCTTCGAGGCCCGGCCGGAGCGGCATCTGCGGGCGGCCGAACTGCTCGACCCGTCCGCGGACAGGCCGGACGACCTCGCGGAGTTCCTGCCCGGAGTGCTGATGAGACTGATGCGGGACATCGGCCTCCCCAACGGCATCGGCGGCGTCGGCTACACCGAGGGCGACGTCCCCGCGCTCGCGGAGGGGGCGATGAAGCAGCAGCGCCTGCTCGCCACCTCTCCGCGACCGGTCGGCGAGGACGACGTGGCGGGCATCCTGACGCGCTCCATCGAACTGTGGTGA
- a CDS encoding N-acyl homoserine lactonase family protein, with product MKLHVLDCGAMSCDLTWLLLKPGRTIRPRSERDRPVEWYSCTTHAVLVETDEGTLLWDTSCPRDWETRWVPTGLQEFFPYDRVSEEHYLDAQLGGLGVSPENLDYVVLSHLHFDHAGNVRMFAGTGARLVCNDKEKEFAFGYEGAFNGAHLKADYEGLEFETVSGDTEILPGVTLIEAPGHTPGTMAMRVDLPESGTMIFTSDAVYLGDSYGPPAIPATIVDDLSAWYASVEKLRSIAERSEANVIFGHDAAQLRSMRTAPTGFYG from the coding sequence ATGAAATTGCACGTCCTCGACTGTGGAGCGATGAGCTGTGACCTGACCTGGCTGCTTCTCAAGCCGGGTCGCACGATCAGGCCCCGATCCGAGCGGGACAGGCCGGTCGAGTGGTACTCCTGCACGACCCACGCGGTCCTCGTGGAAACGGACGAGGGCACCCTGCTGTGGGACACGAGTTGCCCACGTGACTGGGAGACCCGCTGGGTGCCGACGGGGCTCCAGGAGTTCTTCCCCTACGACCGGGTCTCCGAGGAGCACTATCTCGACGCCCAGCTCGGCGGGCTCGGCGTGAGTCCCGAGAATCTCGACTACGTGGTGCTCTCGCACCTGCACTTCGACCACGCGGGGAACGTGCGGATGTTCGCCGGCACCGGCGCCCGCCTGGTCTGCAACGACAAGGAGAAGGAGTTCGCCTTCGGCTACGAGGGCGCGTTCAACGGGGCGCACCTGAAGGCCGACTACGAGGGCCTCGAATTCGAGACGGTCTCCGGAGACACCGAGATCCTCCCGGGCGTCACGCTCATCGAGGCGCCCGGTCACACACCCGGCACGATGGCCATGCGCGTCGACCTGCCGGAGTCCGGGACCATGATCTTCACCTCCGACGCCGTCTACCTGGGCGACTCCTACGGCCCGCCCGCCATACCCGCGACGATCGTCGACGATCTGAGCGCCTGGTACGCCTCCGTCGAGAAGCTCCGCTCGATCGCGGAACGGTCCGAGGCTAATGTGATCTTTGGCCACGATGCGGCGCAGTTGCGCTCAATGCGTACGGCTCCCACCGGTTTCTACGGGTGA